The genomic region AATAAAACATTGACTGATAAGCATATAGACAAAATCATGAATAAGCTGCAAAGAAAATTTGAAGCCGATTTTGGTGCCGAACTCAGATAATGTTCTTACATCCTTTTAGGAAGGATAACACTATCGATTACGTGGATTACACCATTACATTGGTTGGCATCGGCCTGGGTAATTTTTGCTGTATTGCCCGTATTATCGGTCAAAATAATATCTAACCCTTTCATTGTAGCCGTAAGTATATCTCCCTGTACCGTTGTGAAAGTGGCCTTTCCTTTACCGCGACACATGGCCTTTAATATACTTGATGCCGATAAGTTACCAGCAACGATATGATATGTTAGTACGGCATGTAGTTCTTTTTTATTTTCTGGAAGCAGTAATGCTTTCATCGTATCCTTGGGTATTTTACCAAAGGCAACATCCGAAGGTGCAAACACCGTAAAAGGTCCGCTTTCATCCAAAACATCTTCCAAATCGGCAGCCTTTACAGCAGCCAATAGCGTTTTATGGTTCTTTGAAGCTTCTGTATTTTGGCTTATTGATTTTTCTGGATTCATACTTCTTTCAAGTGTTCTTGAATCCGATTGGGATTGTGCACAAATTGTAGCTAGACAAAAAAATAATGCTAAGGCTAAGGGGGAGTTTGCCAAATCTTTCATGTTTTAGGTAATTTTGGGGATTATACGCAAATCATCGATAAAATGCATAAAAACATCGACAATATACAACTAATACGTAGTCAAGCAAGGAGTCAGATATGCGGTTTATAGAAATTAACAAAAAATTAACAAATTGATTTCTTAAACAAGAATTGATTCAAGTGTATGATTTCATTAAATTTATGTATTGCTAAAAGAAGAAGAGATGTTATTTGAACAAACAAACTTAGAAAACAAGCTTTTTAAGCTTCGTGAAAAAAAAGGAAATCAAGCTCAAATCCTCAGAGACGTTTCCGATTTATTAAAAAGTGCAGGTATTCAGGATAATCGAATCCAAAAAAACATCAAAATAGGAAAAGGTTCCGATTACAACAATTTCACCTTTGATTTATTGGAAACCGATAACATATATCATATTGATCAAATAAAGGAGCTTTGTATAGATTATCGGTTGCGTTTCTTGAATTCCAAGTACTTTAAAGGAAAAATTCCTGAAGAGGCAATCGCCAAAATAAAGGATTTGGAAAATATGCACGATATTGAATTGAAAGGATTCAAGATTGTCGCACCCTCAAAACTCTTTAAACTTGAGGATAAAGACGACCCATTGTTGTTTGCTCCTATTGGCAATGAATACTTTTATCTTATTCATAAATGGGGCAATGACCTTCACCCTTTGCGAAAGTTGTTAATGTGGCCTTTTAAAGGTATAATAAACCTTACTGCACTGGTATTCGTGATAAGTTATTTCGCGACCCTTCTTGTTCCAGAAGGTTTGTTTTCCAAAAGTAGTTCTACGGCAGAATTCTGGATCGTTTATTTTTTTATGTTTAAATGTATTGCATCGGTAGTCATTTTTTACGGTTTTGCGCTAGGAAAAAACTTTAATCCTGCTATTTGGAACAGTAAATATTTTAATGCGTAACACAAATGTATCTTTTAGGTTTACACATGTAACGTTTATTTCTGTGTAATAGATACATCATAGGGTATGCCGTCTAAATCAAAATTATCCAAAAATTGGGGCAAATCCCCTAGTTTGATGCGCAGTAAGCCTCCCCTATTTGGATTATTGGATTTTATATAGCCAATAAGTAGAAGGTTATTGCCTGCATCGTGTGAAACAAAAGCAGTAGTACCTATTTTAAATTGAAACTTTATTTATTCCTCTGTCAAAAAACGGTCGTATATATATAACGTGTTCGTATTAGAGGTGAAGTCGTAAATGGCGGGGATGTCATCCAATCGGTTATTCGTTACCATTGGTTTTGCGTAATACATTTTTCCATCTATATCATAATGAACAAGATTGGACAACCCAAATTTTGGTTCTATACCTTCGTTATATCGTACTGTGGAGATATTGACCAAAGTATTGGTATCCAATATGGTATGTAAGTCAGCATAAGCCACTAAAATATTGCCGTCTGAATGCTTTGTGATTTTTTGAACATTTGGTCCCATTTCCATTTCATGAATAAATTCATTACGGTCAGTGTCCAACACCATTAATTTGTTTTTCCCTTCGTTTTCATCTAGCACTAGGATAAAAAGCCGATTTTGGGATACTACCATATGCTGCGGCCTACACTCCATGGGAACATCAGGTGTGTTGAGCGAGTTGTTTTCCAAATCTACAATTCTAAGAAAAAAGCTCCTTTGTTCGAATACATCCGGTAATTGATAGGCTAAATATAAAGTTCCTTCTGAATAAGCGATTGCTTTTGTTTCTTGTTCACAATTCATATCAGCCGTAAAGACGGGAAAACTATCATATGAATCTATTTCAGCATTATATAATGTGACCCGGCGACCACAGTTTGCGGTTTTTGTGTAAAAACCATAACTAAAACCGTCTTTATAATGTAGTAACGGATTTTCCAATTCAACAAAATTACTTTCGGAGGGGTTACGGGTAAGCACCTCTAAACTTGCGTTTAACAGCACATTATCCAGATTTCCGTTTTTGGTCAGTAAAACCGAATAATTGGCATCTACACTTTCTTGTTCAATACCTTCTTGATTGTCTTTTGGTTTGGTACAGGTAATAAGGAATAATGCCAAAAAGGCACAACATAGTCTGTAGGTTTGCATAACATTGCGATTTGGGTTGCACAATACTTAACTTAAGCGGGTACAGCGTACATTTTTTCACGCTGTTCCCTGATAGTCTTGTCAGACATATATTCATCAAACGTTAAATACCTATCAATGTTGCCTTTAGGGGTAAGTTCTATAATCCTGTTTGCTACCGTTTGGGCAAACTCGTGATCGTGTGTGGTGAGCATCACCGTACCCTTGAAGTTTTTGAGGGAATTGTTGAACGCGGTAATACTCTCCAGATCCAAGTGATTGGTTGGCTCGTCCAACATTAAGACATTGGCACGTAGCATCATCATTCTACTGAGCATGCACCTAACCTTTTCCCCACCGGAAAGCACTGTACATTTTTTAAGAGCCTCCTCGCCGCTGAACAACATTTTGCCCAAAAAACCACGAATGTGGACTTCTTCACGCTCTTCCTCGGTTTTTGCCCACTGTCTCAACCAATCTACCAAGTTTATGTTTTCTTCAAAATAATCCGAGTTATCGGCTGGTAAGTAAGATTGGTTCGTGGTTACTCCCCATTGAAATTTTCCGGAATCCGCTTCTTTTTTTCCATTTATGATTTCGTAGAAAGCCGTTGTAGCCCTGGAGTCTCTTGAGATTATTGCGACCTTGTCCCCTTTTGCCAAATTAATGTTGACGTTCTGGAACAAGATATCCCCGTCTTCTGATGTTGAACCTAATGCTTCAATATTCAGAATTTGGTCACCGGCCTCTCTTTCCCTTTCAAAAATAATTGCGGGGTATCTTCTGCTTGAGGGCTTAATGTCATCTATCTTTAATTTGTCCAACATTTTTTTTCGAGAGGTAGCTTGCTTGCTTTTGGCAACATTGGCACTAAACCGCCTGATGAACTCTTGAAGCTCTTTGGCCTTTTCGTCCGCTTTTTTGTTTTGTTGCGCCCTTTGACGAGCGGCCAGTTGGCTGCTCTCATACCAAAAAGTGTAGTTACCGGAATAAAAATTGAGTTTCCCAAAATCAATATCGGCAATATGGGTACATACGGCATCCAAAAAGTGACGGTCATGCGATACAACGATTACCGTATTATCATAATTTGCCAAAAAATTCTCTAGCCAACCTATGGTTTCATAATCCAAGTCATTGGTAGGCTCATCCATTATCAAAACATCTGGGTT from Costertonia aggregata harbors:
- a CDS encoding fasciclin domain-containing protein is translated as MKDLANSPLALALFFCLATICAQSQSDSRTLERSMNPEKSISQNTEASKNHKTLLAAVKAADLEDVLDESGPFTVFAPSDVAFGKIPKDTMKALLLPENKKELHAVLTYHIVAGNLSASSILKAMCRGKGKATFTTVQGDILTATMKGLDIILTDNTGNTAKITQADANQCNGVIHVIDSVILPKRM
- a CDS encoding ABC-F family ATP-binding cassette domain-containing protein, with amino-acid sequence MLSVSNLSVQFGKRVLFDEVNVSFTQGNCYGVIGANGAGKSTFLKIISGQIEPTSGHVHLEPGKRMSILEQDHNAYDEFTVLETVVMGNKPLFAIKKEIDALYADYTDENADKIGELQVKFEEMNGWNADSDAAAMLSNLGISEDLHYTTMADMDSKLKVRVLLAQTLFGNPDVLIMDEPTNDLDYETIGWLENFLANYDNTVIVVSHDRHFLDAVCTHIADIDFGKLNFYSGNYTFWYESSQLAARQRAQQNKKADEKAKELQEFIRRFSANVAKSKQATSRKKMLDKLKIDDIKPSSRRYPAIIFEREREAGDQILNIEALGSTSEDGDILFQNVNINLAKGDKVAIISRDSRATTAFYEIINGKKEADSGKFQWGVTTNQSYLPADNSDYFEENINLVDWLRQWAKTEEEREEVHIRGFLGKMLFSGEEALKKCTVLSGGEKVRCMLSRMMMLRANVLMLDEPTNHLDLESITAFNNSLKNFKGTVMLTTHDHEFAQTVANRIIELTPKGNIDRYLTFDEYMSDKTIREQREKMYAVPA